A region of the Roseiflexus sp. RS-1 genome:
TCAGATGATCGCCGTAGGACTCGATGTTGATCCGTGACATCGAGACGAACAGCGGTCCGCGTTGCCCTTCGTCCAGCATATCCGCCAGAATATCGGCGTCGCTCAACCCCTCACACACAAAGCACGACGGCGTGCGCCCGGCGGCGGCATCGCTACAGACGCTGCACGTTGCGCCGCGATCCTCCGCCACGCATACATCGGGGCAGAACATCAGGCGGATCACGCCAGTGACTTCGGGGGAGCGCGGACGACTGATGTATGAGGCGACCGGTATTCCACGTTTGCTCATATCGTCCAGGTAGCCCAGGTACGGGCGCAAAAAGCGCTCGCGCACGAACGACTCGGCGCCTGCCAGCGTCCAACGCACCAGTGTGCCGTCCTGCAGCGCCAGCGACGGCATGGCGCCTGTATCCTTCGCCAGAAACTCATCGGCGAGCGCAACGAGTTCGACGCCCTCGGCGACATCGCGCTGTGCGCTGAGATAGTTTCCCTCGATCAAGACACGGCGCATGCCGTCGATCAGGTACAGATCCTCATCACGGAAGCGGAGCATCGGGCGCGACGACAGTTTTGCCGCTGGATGGGCGCCATACCGCAGGTAGACCCGTCCGATGTTGAGCACATAACAGAGCGCGGCGCCGTGTCGGTCACTATCGATATGCGACCCGTCGGTTGCAATCACCGCGTAGTCTGTCGGATGCGGCGGCGCATTGCGCACCGTGTTGAGCGGTTCGACCGGGCGCGCCAGCAGCCAGGCGCTCCCCTCACGACTGAGATCGGCTGCCTGCGCCCACGTTGCGTGGGCGGGCGCCTCGCGCAGGTAGCGTTCCAGCGCCTGTGCGCGCCGTTGCGCCAGATCGGGCGCGTTGCGTTGCAGCGCGCTGCTCATGGCGCGCACCTGACG
Encoded here:
- a CDS encoding DNA double-strand break repair nuclease NurA → MPLDLTELSRQVRAMSSALQRNAPDLAQRRAQALERYLREAPAHATWAQAADLSREGSAWLLARPVEPLNTVRNAPPHPTDYAVIATDGSHIDSDRHGAALCYVLNIGRVYLRYGAHPAAKLSSRPMLRFRDEDLYLIDGMRRVLIEGNYLSAQRDVAEGVELVALADEFLAKDTGAMPSLALQDGTLVRWTLAGAESFVRERFLRPYLGYLDDMSKRGIPVASYISRPRSPEVTGVIRLMFCPDVCVAEDRGATCSVCSDAAAGRTPSCFVCEGLSDADILADMLDEGQRGPLFVSMSRINIESYGDHLIHFFYMRVGREIARVEIPRWVANDADLCDRVHALVYDQCLKGQGYPVALARAHEQAVVRAADRRAFERMVEQTLQRAELPATSSRKAEAKERPAW